The window AACTCTTTCCCTTACGGAATCGGGTGAACTCTATTATGACGAAGCCATCATCTCAATGGAAGATTTGGATGCCAAGATCGCGCAGATCAACCAGCGTGATTCACACATCGTTATTCGAAGTGATGCTAAAACCCCTTTTGAATATGTGGTCAAAGTCATTGATACATGTAAAAAACATCACATTAGTACCTTTGCTATTCAAACAGCGCGAGTAAGTCCATGAAAACATCGCATTTAGCATTCGCAATACTGGGGAGCGTCTCTTTACATGTAATGATTGCGTATGCTCTTTTTATGGGAAATATGGCAATTCCAAAACCTTCTTTGCGAGAGTTTGTGGTGAGCAATGTCATGCTTTTAGAAGAGCCATTACCTAATACATTGAAAGAAGAGATCAAGAAAGAAGTTCCCGTTAAACCAGAGCCTATCGTAGAAAAAAAATCTGAAAAAAATGTGAAAAAAGAGCTGGTCAAAGCAGCAGTACCCATTAAAGAGTCCATGAGTACATCATCATCTACAACCAGTGAGTCTTTTGCAGAACAAACCATAGAAATGCCTTCATCTGTTAAAGCACAGGAAAAAGTGTCTGTGGCATCTTCGCGTCAAAGCGATGATCTACTCTCACGCTATCTTGCCAAAGTGAGGCACAAAATCCAAGAGAGCTTACATTACCCCTCTATGGCTAGAAAAATGGGAATAGAGGGTGAGGCGGTGGTACAGTTTTTAATCCATGCCAATGGTATGGTCGATGCCTCTTCTATCAAGATAGCAAAGTCGAGTGGAAAGGCTGTTTTGGATCGCAATGCTGTAGATGCTGTTCTCGAAGCGATTCCGTTTGAATTGCCTCCTAAAGAGGATTTAGAGATTGTTATACCTGTCGTTTTTAAGCTTACATCCTAAGGAAAAGTCATGTGCAATGGTCATCATTTTCTTCATAAACCTGCTGTTACCCAAAAGAGCGAAAGCCTTCAATGGAG is drawn from Sulfurospirillum arsenophilum NBRC 109478 and contains these coding sequences:
- a CDS encoding ExbD/TolR family protein, producing the protein MRHEPMYESEIAEINMTPFVDIILVILVIFMVTATFVTQGKIPLNLPQATSSENRKEDLKPITLSLTESGELYYDEAIISMEDLDAKIAQINQRDSHIVIRSDAKTPFEYVVKVIDTCKKHHISTFAIQTARVSP
- a CDS encoding energy transducer TonB, whose protein sequence is MKTSHLAFAILGSVSLHVMIAYALFMGNMAIPKPSLREFVVSNVMLLEEPLPNTLKEEIKKEVPVKPEPIVEKKSEKNVKKELVKAAVPIKESMSTSSSTTSESFAEQTIEMPSSVKAQEKVSVASSRQSDDLLSRYLAKVRHKIQESLHYPSMARKMGIEGEAVVQFLIHANGMVDASSIKIAKSSGKAVLDRNAVDAVLEAIPFELPPKEDLEIVIPVVFKLTS